The genomic segment AGAGGTTTTTGCCATACATGTAATTTGATAATTAGAATATAATATACTAATCAAAAGCGTAAATTTAAATTTTAAACCTCCATCTATGAAAGCTTCTTCAATAAAAGTCTTAGTACTTATTTCTATTATAATATTTACTTTCCTGATTTTTAATAGCTGTAAAAAAATCATTCAAGTGAAAAATACCTGGAGTCAAACATTTGACAATAGCCTGATGACTCAGGCAACATTTTTGGGTCAGGTTTTTCAGGAAGATGGTAATCCTTGGCTGATGCTACAGTTTCAACGGGTGGGTATTGTTTCCCAAACAGACGTAATGGATTCTTCTCTTTTACCGCTATTATTACACCAAAAATGCGACACTTATCAAGGTTAGTAAAGCAGGCTATTTTGATGGGTATAGAACCGCAAAGGTTATTTCAAATGAAGATAATCATGTAGAAATTATACTTATGGAATTACCTGTGGCAAAGCAGTTTGAATCTGGCTTAGGTGGTGTTGTTTCTATCGAAGGTGGAGGGTCTGTAGAGTTTTCCGCAAATGCCATTAAAGAACTGAATGGTAATAAAGTGTATAACGGAACAGTAAACGTCTATGCCAATGGATAAAACCCCTGATGACGAAAAATAAATGAATTAATGCCGGGTGCGCTAAGGGCAGTGGATGTAAACAGTAATGAACGAGGCCTTGTTACTTTTGGGATGCAAATGCTGAATTATACGGAGACCAGGGACAGGAATTACAAATTGATTGAAGGGAAGAAAGCAGCATTGCATTTTCCTATTACTCCAAATTTGATGAGCTCTGCAACTGAGACAATTCCCTTGTGGTATTTTGATGAAGTAAAAGGGATGGATTGAAGATGGCTTTGCTGAAAAACCGGCAGCGAATATATTGGTGATGTCGGCCATTTTACGCCCCCAATGCAGATCGCTCTTTTCCACCATCAGACTTGAATGTGTAATGATGGATAAAATGGTACTGTATTATCGAATGTTGCCGTTGGGATATCGACAAAAGAATATGGTTCATTCTTCCTTGGTTATGCTAATTCGAGTGGTAAAGTTCGGGGAATTATTCCCCGCTAATGTTACTTGTGAATTATTTCATTTTCAAAAGACTGCGGCGCGTTTTGGGGTACATTTACTGTCAAAACTTTTTTCTCAAATTTATACAATATGAACCTTGGAAACGTATTCATTATGATACGGTACACTTTGGGACTGTTATCGGTGCTGCGGTAGATTGTAATAATCAATTTGTTGCCGATGCACCTGTGAAAATACGATTATACAAAAACTTTTATGGGCTCACGGATAAAAACGGCCGGTATAATATTACAATTCCTTGTTATTATGGGAATACGGTTGCGCTGACAACGGCTTATAATCCAAATAATAATGAATATGGTTATAGTGGATTTGATTACTGGCGAGATTTTATTGCCAATACAGGAGTCGTATCATATTGTGGCAATATGTAAATAATAACGATTTCGTTTCATTGGCTATAAGTGAATCTCCGGGTGAGAAGCCGAAGATATTTCATGTTACAGAGAATAATGGAATACTTGATTATGATTGGTATTTTCAAGATAGTTTGACAGTCATTAAATGTAGTAGTAATAAGCAGTTTATTGATGGGAAACCACTCAGTATGGAGTTTGCATTTTGTTGGTCCTCAAAGGCATGCGCCGCATACCTTTATGTATTATAAGGGATACAAAAGATTCCAGTCAAAATTTTCAATCCATTCATTTTTATAATGATTATTACGAGGCTATAGGAGGTAAAATCAGCGGTTCGTTTATTATAAAGTCTTTAAATGCTAATTATACGGTACATGGCAAATATAGACTTACAAGATAGCAGCAGGGCCTGCTAGATTTCTCCCAGTTGTGCGAGATGTTCGGTATTGCGGCATCCCGCACTCGCGCGAGTATGAAGCGTGGCCTCTGTTCGTAAGCTGCACATGCACTGCTAAATTTAATTCTCAAGTCCGAGGCTTCAATCTCGCCACTGCCCCCCGCCAGTGAAAGTGTATTTTAAACGTAGTAGCTGGCGCAGGTGTGCTACTTGTACCCAATCTCTTCGTGAAAATCTGTGACATTCGTGGCTTTCAACTTCGTAAGCCCCGGCCTTTCGTGAAAATTCCGACATTCGTGGCTTGTCATACAATTTTTTTTAGCCACGAATGAACAAATTAATTAGTCGCCCCTCAAAAATGACAGGAATTAGGATAGACAATGCTTCTGAGTGTTTTGTGTTTTAAAAATCGACCGAAAAGTTATTAGAATTGATAAAAAAGTGGCAGATTTGGTTATGCTTCCGAAACAAAAAAACACTTCCCAATTGGGATTTTACAGTTCATTTGAAGAACAGCTAAGTCACATCCATCCGCTCTATAAATTAGCTCATGAGATTGAATGGAAAACGTTTGATGATTCTTTTGCTAAACATTACAGCACTAAAATGGGTAAACCCGCAAAGCCCATTCGCTTGATGGTATCACTTCTGATCTTAAAGCAACTTCGTAATTTAAGTGATGAAAGTATTGTTGAGCAATGGTCTGAGAATGTGTATTACCAATACTTTAGTGGCGAGTTGTATTTTGCGCCTAAACTGCCTTGTGTGCCAACAGAATTAGTGGAGTTTAGAAAGCGTATTGGCCCCGAGGGGGTAGAATTAATTTTCAAAGAAAGTATCCGAGTAAATGGTAAGGATGCAGAGGATGATCATTTAAGTGCAGACACCACTATCCAGGAAAAGAATATTACCTATCCGACGGATGATAAGTTGTACAAAAAAATAATTGATGAATGCAGATCTATTGCAGCAGATGAGGGCATTGAATTACGTCGAAGTTACACTCAAACGATTAAAAAGCTAAGCGCCATTCAAAGATTTAAGAAGAATAAGAACGGGTATGCCAAGTCGAGGAAGGCCGGCAAGAAAATAAAACAATTGCGGTGTATTGGTCAGAGAGTTGGACAGAAAGCTTCCGGCTGATAGGCTCAGCATTCACAGTCAGGATTTAGCGTTATTTTCAAAGTACTTGCTCAACAAAAAAACTGATTCAAATAAAACTTATAGCTTGCATGAACCCCATGTAAAATGTTACACCAAAGGGAAGGAGCATAAAAAGTTTGAGTTCGGTAGTAAAGTATCCATTTTAGTCACACAAACAACGGGTGTTATTGTTGGAGCGCTGAATTTTAGCGGAACTGAACATGACAGTAAAACACTCACGACTGCCATTGATCAATATGAAAGATTAACCAATAGAAAAGCCAAAAGTGTTTTTGCAGATAGAGGTTACAGAGGAACCAGTCAAATCAACGAAACAAAAATCTATGTTCCTAAACCTGACAAAAATATTACCCGACAAAAGCGCAAAGGGCATAGTCGACGAGCTGCCATCGAGCCGGTGATCGGCCACTTAAAACAACATTACCGAATGGGTAGAAATTACCTGAAAGGAATAATAGGGGATGAAATAAATGTCCTCCTGGCTGCAGCGGCCATGAACTTTAAACGCCGGATTAACCTCTGGCGTTCAGAGGCAAACTTTTGTTGGAAACTCATTTATCAAATGATAATAAATGTTTATTGGACTTCATTTGCTCAAAAACCAAAATATACTTTTTGAGGGACGACTAATTACGAATAGATTTTGCATTTGGAATTCGGTCAATAACCAATGCTACTATTCGTGTATTCGTGGCTTTTAATACAATTTGTTGTAGCCACGAATGCCTTTGGACAAAGAAAGGAAAATATCTTAATAAACCACTGCTATTATTATTGTTGTAATGGGGGTTCTAGGGGGTGTTAATAACCCTAAAAATGTGAGAATTGTGTAAGAGTCGGGGTGAACTAAACGAATGCATAGGCTTAAATTCCTAATTCGTGTATTAGACCCCGTCTCAAACACAGTTGCTATGTCCAATTAGAATATTAGGCAAAGCCTACCAAAGGTTATAGAACAGGCAACTATTTTTTTCACTTTTAAACACTTAAAATGAGTAACAAAGTTATTATTGCGGCTGACATTGCCAAAGAAAAATTAGACATTTATTGCTTAGAAAACAAAGAGTACTTTATTCTTAAAAATGAATCTGAAGGATTTCAAAAATTAGATCAGTGGATAGAGACTCATCAATTTAAGAGGGACAACATTTGTATTGTATTTGAAAACACCGGTAGCTACGGAAACAAACTGATTAAATATTGCACCAGAAATTCTATAACTTATTATCAGTTGAGCGCATTGATATAAAACTTTCAAAGGGCATTGCACGGGGAAAGGATGATAAAATAGATGCAAACGAATAGCGCAATACTATTTGGAAAAGCAATATAAGTTACAGCCTTCAAAGCCTGACAGTACAAGCATTGAGCGGTTGAAGCAGCTCCGCGAGAGCCGCGATTTGTTGGTCAAGCATGCAGCAAGTATTAAACAAGCACTGAAGAATGATATTGAAGTTTTAGGCTTGAACAATAACGACATGGTTGCTATGACAAAAAAAGAAACAATTCAAACAATGAACAACCAAATCGTTTTATTAAACAAGGAAATCGACGGAATTATTAAATCCGATAAAAAAGCTCAAAACTAATTTTGATTTGCTTTGTACCATCGTAGGTATTGGAAAAGTAATTGCTTTGGACACGATCATGGCTACATGTAATTTTGAAAATTCAATACCTGGCGTCAATATGCTTCATATACAGGATGTGCTCCATTTTCTAACGAGTCAGGAAAAATGGTTAAGAAGAAAAGTATTAGCCCTTTAGCCAGAAAAGACTTGAAAGCTCATCTGACCTCAGGTGCCAGATCTGCTGTCCAATTTGATCAGGAATTGAAGTTATATTATGAAAGGAAACTTCTTGAAGGGAAGTTAAATAAATGTGTAATAAATTCTGTTAGGGCAAAATTAATCGCCCGAATGTTTGCCGTTATTCGAAATCAGAAGGATTTTAAAAGAAATTATTCACATAATTTGGCAAATCAAATATCTTAGAATACACAAATTAAATACGAATAAATTTTACATTTGGAATAAATCCCATTCCCGTATTGTCTCTTATTGCTTTTTTGCAAGCGCACGAATAAAATTCAAAAATATTTGAATACATTTATGTCTATGAAAAAATGCGCCATTACTTTAAGTTTACTCTTTACCATTGCAAGTAGTTTTGCTCAGGAAAATATTCTGTGGATGCGTTATCCGAATATCAGTCCCGATGGAACCCAGATCGCATTCGGATACAAAGGCGATCTGTATCTTGTGCCGGCTACGGGCGGTATCGCCACACCACTCACCATTCATGAATCACATGATATGATGCCTGTATGGAGTCATGATGGTAAAAGCATTGCATTTGCAAGCGACCGTTATGGCAACTTTGATGTTTTGTGATGCCGGTAAACGGCGGTACGCCCAAAAGACTCACCAGTCACAG from the Saprospiraceae bacterium genome contains:
- a CDS encoding PD40 domain-containing protein, translating into MSMKKCAITLSLLFTIASSFAQENILWMRYPNISPDGTQIAFGYKGDLYLVPATGGIATPLTIHESHDMMPVWSHDGKSIAFASDRYGNFDVL